One Acidimicrobiia bacterium genomic window carries:
- a CDS encoding HRDC domain-containing protein → VLPHQLAEDLEEERRVFHVAITRGIESVAVVGDRSRPSPFIAELSGTAPRGAKKTVASRPGRPTPPATGGIAPGLGDRLRWGGYDGTVTEFADDGAIIELSTGARLTVPWRERVRVGSISAPLARSVHEANPVIVEALKSWRAETARAQNVPAYIVLSDKHLIGIAARRPTTIEELLTCPGIGSTKAESYGETILEVLEQQ, encoded by the coding sequence GTTCTACCGCATCAATTGGCCGAGGATCTGGAAGAGGAGCGTCGCGTATTCCACGTGGCCATAACCCGGGGCATCGAATCGGTGGCGGTCGTAGGTGATCGGAGCCGACCCTCGCCATTTATCGCCGAGCTCTCCGGCACCGCCCCGCGCGGCGCAAAGAAGACGGTCGCCTCTCGTCCTGGCCGACCCACACCGCCGGCAACAGGGGGGATCGCACCGGGGCTGGGCGATCGCCTCCGCTGGGGAGGCTACGACGGCACGGTCACCGAATTCGCCGACGACGGCGCCATCATCGAGCTATCGACGGGAGCCCGGTTGACGGTGCCCTGGCGGGAGCGAGTACGGGTTGGATCAATTTCTGCACCCCTCGCCCGTTCGGTCCACGAAGCGAACCCAGTCATCGTCGAAGCCCTCAAGAGCTGGAGGGCCGAAACGGCCAGAGCCCAGAACGTTCCCGCCTACATAGTTCTTTCCGACAAACACCTCATTGGCATCGCAGCCAGACGACCCACGACGATCGAGGAACTTCTCACCTGCCCGGGGATTGGCTCGACCAAGGCGGAAAGCTACGGCGAAACCATCCTGGAAGTTCTTGAGCAACAGTGA
- a CDS encoding NAD-dependent deacylase, with the protein MDNLDHARRLISEASLVVSFSGAGLSAESGIATFRDPDGVWSKVDPAVYASAAGFRAQPNEVSEWYAHRRRTLAKTNPNAAHLALAAANWQLHITQNVDNLLERAGTNNVVHLHGVLDHDRCHNGCGYQCAVDLSNPPVLRTCPDCGSMVRPDVVWFGEMLPELAWHLAESAIEQADVTVVIGTSGEVWPAAGLIDRARTVIAINREPTAIGRHAAVELIGPAATVVPALVSPADPNTR; encoded by the coding sequence ATGGATAACCTGGACCACGCCCGGAGACTCATTTCGGAAGCGTCACTGGTGGTGTCGTTTTCCGGTGCCGGACTGTCGGCCGAATCCGGAATCGCGACATTCCGTGATCCGGATGGCGTCTGGAGCAAGGTCGACCCGGCGGTCTATGCAAGCGCCGCAGGCTTTCGTGCCCAGCCGAACGAGGTTTCCGAGTGGTACGCGCATCGTCGCCGGACTCTGGCAAAAACCAACCCGAACGCCGCTCACCTGGCACTGGCCGCCGCCAACTGGCAGCTGCACATCACTCAGAACGTCGACAACCTTCTGGAACGGGCCGGAACGAACAACGTAGTTCACCTCCATGGCGTTCTCGATCACGATCGATGTCATAACGGTTGCGGATACCAGTGCGCGGTCGACCTTTCGAATCCGCCTGTCCTCCGCACCTGCCCCGACTGTGGATCCATGGTTCGACCAGACGTGGTGTGGTTTGGCGAGATGTTGCCGGAACTCGCCTGGCATCTGGCCGAATCTGCCATCGAACAGGCTGATGTAACCGTGGTCATCGGTACAAGCGGTGAGGTTTGGCCGGCGGCCGGTCTCATAGACCGGGCCCGTACCGTCATCGCAATCAATCGGGAGCCGACCGCGATCGGACGGCACGCCGCCGTCGAACTGATCGGTCCGGCAGCCACCGTCGTCCCGGCGCTCGTCAGCCCGGCCGACCCGAATACTCGATGA